CAAACTCAACCTAATCGAAGACTTCGTTGCCACAAAATCTGACGAGGAGAAGCTCATTAAGAAAGATATAGATCGTTTCAAGGACTCTCTTTTGGGTAAAGGTGATCCAGAGAAGGAGTTACAAGGACGGAGTgaagaaatcaagaaaattaacaaaaaactGGAATCGAAAGATACCGTAGTACTAAACTTGTTTGGGTCGTCTGGTGTAGGAAAGACAAAGCTTGCCACCGAAGTTTGCTCACAGTGGCGAGGGACTCATCGTGTTTTTGATTTACGAGAAGCAAAGAATATGACAGCGATCTATTACAAAATGCTGCATTCTCTCGAACTAGTAGTGCCAGTTGGTCATGTTGATCAAAATTATGTTGTTACCAAAGTTCTAGAGAAGGTTGAAGAGTTTAAAGATAAGGAACATGCCGTTCTGTTTATGCTGGACAATGTAGACCACTTTACCGCAGGAAAaggtaaagaaggaaaaaacttgaaaacggCTTTCATGGAATTTTTAGCAAAGCTCTCagagaaaagaagcaaagaagAGCGATCTTTAAAGCTGCTGCTCACCTCTAAGACCGAGTTAAGAGGTTCCAAAAGGATGGATGACTTTGAAGTGAGATCTTTAGAGAGGACTTATTCAGAGAAACTAATTTTTCCAAAGGGAATAACTGATGTTAAACCACAGCAGAAGGATAACTTAATGAGTATCACTAAAGGATTCCCTCTATTTCTAAAAGGACTAGGAGCTATTTTACGACAAGAACGAAAATCTCCAGAAGAACTTATTGCAGAAGTTGTGCATgctctaaaaaaattgaaattggaGCAGGATGCTGAAGGAATGCTTGCTGGTTTTGAAGAAGAAGGAGTGGATGTCAATCAGATGTTTGCAGTCAGTTTAATGTTTGAGACACTTTCCACAGAAAGGTTAAAGTTATCTGCAGTAGTGGTTTCCTTGTTTCATGGGCCTTTCTCTGTGGAAACAGCTGCCAAAGTTCTTGATATTGACCCTTCAGAGGCCATTGTTCAGTTAGAGGGTCTTGTAGCCAGCGAAATAATTTCTGTTGTCaatgaagaagcaaaagaaaggAAGTATGACATTCATCCTCTCTTACGGAAGTATGCAGACAGTATCAAGAATAATGAAGATTTTCTTGCTCCTTACCTGGAGGCAAAAGCACGCTTCTATGAATTCTTCATGTCCAGGATGAAGAAAATTGCAGAACTCATTGAGCCAAATTATGTCAATGCATTCAATTTGTTTGAGACAGACAGAGGAAACTATGAGTTCACAGTTGAGATCTCCTTACAACCAGAGTATTTCATTGTTCCAAGTGAATTCCATGAGAATGCTCTAATTGCATCTCTTTTCATTGCAATGCTGACTGATAATCAACTTATGAAGGTGTTTCATTCCTGGGCTGAGATGTGTGAAGATGATGGAAAAACAGGTGAGAGGCacttaaatttttcatgttacatcaaaattgttcaaaactcATATTTAGTCAGTTACCTTTGTCTGAGCAGGCATTTAAGATCTTTCTCTGAAGTAGCTTACATGTAGTTTAAACTCATTAGAAGAGTTAGTTTATTATATGGCAAGATAGTCCTGAGGTAAATTTGAGCATTCTGATTGCATCTTAATTGGTCAGGATTTTGCCATATGGATCATTTTTACAGTTACAGTTATGAGCCATGCCTTTTTGATTGCAAAGgcatcaaattcaaaataaaaaaatttttgttcaagttCTCTATAATAAACTTCTTACTGACCTTGCTTGCTTGAGCCATACTGGTGGACATTGGTCCCTGTCATTTTGGTATGGAAGGAGCTGTGCTCAGTCTGTAGTGCCAATGCTGGCCAATATATCCCACTATGGCCCTTACGCTCAGTTAGTATGAAGTTATTATATCTTTTGTAACTTGAGAGAGTACAAGTGTTATCCTCTCCTGGGCATCCCTGTTATATAGACACCTTCCCATATACAATTATTTGCTTTTGTCTGAATCCCATCATCAGCACTCCTGTCCATCATTAAATCCCACTCTCTTAAGTTTAGACATAGCATTCAGTTTGTTAGATATTAACCTCTTGGCTTTTCTGCCATCCATGGCAGTTGATATAATGAGATTAATGGCCATTTAAACTGTTATTGCAATTTGGTGATTGGAACAGTGGAAGAGGCTTACATGCATGTAATTACAATTTGACAGAGCCACTTTTGGATTACTTACTGAGCACAAACATGCCACCAGACTTGACCTATCTGGAACAACCAACTCAAATTTGGTGCTTAATGCTACCAGTCGATGAAATTTGAGTGTCTACCTTACCTATAACTTGCCAATCAAACCTAAGGAAAATCTTTAGTGAGCAGGTTCTGTTTTAAAATTAGCCTATTGGACCACTGATAAGCTTAAGGCtgataaattgaaaaaggtGGCTCTGTCATTGCATCTGTCAATATTTCATGTCTCTGAGTTTTTTGGTACATGTACTTTGCTGTTGATACAGTCAATTAGAATTTTTTGATGTGTAGTGTAGGGGCAATCTTGCCAATAATTTTTAAGCCAGCCCTGCACTGTGCAATCAGCCAAGCTGAAATTTTTGACCCACTTTCTCCCTGAAGTCCTATTACCATCACTTATTTGATTCCACAGGTAAACTGGAGAGAAATTACTCAGGAGggacttttaaaaaaaataataaaaaagaaaaacaaacaaacaaacttacaaaaacttaaaacatgAACTCTTTAAATCACTATTTGGTGAACTGTTattgaaaacacaaaacaatatGTCTTGTGATGATTTACACTTTGTTATTTGTAGATACTAAGTACATTTCATCAGCAGTGATATTTGTTTATTAGTTTTGATTCTCCATCTTTGTATAGGTTCCCTTTGCCGAGCGCAGTTGAAGTCCTGGGAAGCCAGGCAAGTTTCAGACATTGATGGAACAGAGAAAGGATTTGAAACATTGAGGGAAGCCCTGAATTCATTGGAGAAAGTTGAAGATCAAACTGGAAAATCCTTTATGCTCACCAAGGGGCTTTACTTGCACACTGAAGGTGAAATCCTTTGGAGAAACAGAGACTATAAAAAGGCACTGGCAAGTCTGGAGTTGTCCTTAACTTTCTCTGAACCACTGCTTGAGGAGCATACTGATCTTGCAAGGTGCTACAATGCCATTGGAAACAGTTTTTTTGCTCTCGGCCAGCCTAGAAAAGCACTCGAGTTCTATGAAAAAGCCTACGAGATGCAAGAGAAATTAGCATCTGAGAACCACTTTGACATGCCAATGTACAAGAATCAGATTGGAACTGCATATGAAGGCCTTGAAGATTATGAAAGGGCAGTTCAATGTTACAGAGGTGCACTGAGTCTCCTGGAGGACCTTAAACTTTCAGGTTACTGGGATGAGGCACACTTCTTAAGAAATCTTGCTAATGCACTCATGTTTCAAGAGAAATATGAAGAGGCAATCAAACCTTCAGAGAGGGCTTACAACATAAGAATGAAGCTTCTCGGAAATCACCCACAGACTGTGCGCAGCATTTTTCAACGAGGGGTCCTCCAGGCAAATCTTGAACAGCCAAAAGAAGCTTTAAAGCTGTTTCTTGAAGCGTGGGAGATGGAAAAGTCACTTGGTGTAGGAAACCATAGTGAAGTATGGCGAAAGATTATCACAGGTGTGGAAGATATGTGTGATTGGACAGAGGATGGAGAACAGAAGAGTTCATTTAGAAAAGAGGCTTTCAAGTTTTGTAAACTTTTCTGGGAAGAACAGAAAGCTTCTCAACAATTCACTTTCAATATGTTTAACAAAGGCATCGTTGATGCTCTGAATGACCTCGCTGATGACAAGAAAGACAAAGCTGTAGTGcaaaaggaacagttttggttcTACGAGGCGAGGTGCAATGCCAACGAGAAAGAGTTTCAAGAGAAGTTTTATTCGGAAACTGATAATAATGCTCTCTGTGTCATGCTGAGTGAGAGGGAAAATCTCTTGGACGAGACAGTGGAGCTCTATTCTCAGCTTGATGAACACGAGAAGGAGAGGAAACACAAAATGGAAAAGGTGGCTTTGTACAAAATGTGTCTGGTGAGAGTGGGTTTCCTTGGAATCAAAGAGGACGGGTTGGACAAAGCGTCATTGAAGATTAAGGTAGAAGAACTTTACAAAGAGACAGGACAAGGAGGAATGATCCAGAATTTTCGGGAGACATTGTTGGATTCGTGGCAAAAGCAGTGGGAAGAAGGAAAAAGTAACGAAGAAACGGAGAAGGTCGGCTTGGAGAGGGAGAGAACAATCGAGGGAATTCTCAGTTTGTGCCGGGAGCTCAAAAAAGTAAACATGTACAGACGGTATGGACAAGAAGCATTGAGCTTTTATGAGGAAATATGGGAGATAAAACATGCTGAGATGAAGGACCGTGAAATGAAGAAGTTTCTTCGTAAACTCATAGAGTTGGCATCGTCCATTGAAGATTACACGAGCgagaaattttacaaaaatgcaTTACAGGTAAGATCGCGCttatttatcaacaaaagtaAACGTCGACCATGTCTTTTATGCAAGCAGCTTTTTGTATCAGCTGTTTTCTCTTCACTTTGCCCACtcttttacttccaagatctcattagtaattctccttactgtctaccaaacaattcttatgatgttatttcggataatttggttttggatcaacttataatttccttttggatattttctttaatctcacctcttgtctgcttgatattgtactgatattgtaaggagaacttctgtcttggtcactcatgggagttaaagggttaatcccaTCATTTGATGtatgtttttgttctgttttgctctgttttctACTCTGATTTGGTCTAGTTACCACTGGCGACAAATCCTCATTGTTGGACACTGATAATGCAAACAGATAAGCTTGAACATTTATCTGGATATATTAGTATACATAAAATTTTTTGATTCATAATTTATCGCGGCAAACAGATCCACGAATTCTCCTAAAAATTTCAGATACATGTATTTTCTAAGTTTCTCTCTTCAGctattgtgttttgtttccagGCGCTGAGGGAAACTGGGAAATATCCAGGAGCCAAATTAAGGCCAAGAGGTACTAAAATTGTATAGAGCTCGAACATCTGAGAGAAAAATCTTATGACGGTTTGTGCTGTCCAAGAGCTAGACTTTCTTCTTGTACAGATGCCTGGTTTTTTAGTTTCCATGGCTTATAGCATCTTGCCTTCTCTTGacctttctttcttctcttatAGCCGCACAGACTTCTCCTACACCGATGGAAGAGGAGAAGGTTAGTGAAGAAGAAGAATTGGAGATCAAAATTGGTTCAGAAGAAGAGAGTGAGGTTGGAGCTGAGGAGCAAGTAGACACAGATGAAGATGTTCAAACTGAGGACAGAACCATCATCTTCgagtaaataacaaaattacGTTCTTCGAATAATTATACATATGATCGTGAAGAAgtgctctctgattggtcgagaattCTCCGTATTTTGCTGCAATGAACCCGCTAGAAGTGATTATAATGGCGAGGACTGAATTGGAAATAGCACTGTGTATCTTTTTACTATGTTTCTggggaagaaaacaaaagaaaaaattcagttctTCTGATACTTACTCTAGAAACTTGACTTTAAGAATCACATTCCTTAGGTTTCGCGAGCAGTCTAAGTTGTCGGGCAGTCGTCCGAAACTTAACAACAAGGCAGACTCGTGTATGattttattctattttgttCCTAACCGAAAAATGTTAAGCATCTTACTTTTCTCATTGTCTATCAAGGAAGAAATAGCGAGTAGCGTAGCCAttcagattgcagcatttgtgataGAACAAATGTAGATTTATGCTAATATCGAAGAATTCGGCATTTCCCGTCACCCTTTACGAAGAGTTGTTCTACGATTGTTCGTCAGTTCAATTTTGATTATCTGAAGTCATTCTTAATTCTCCCACTGCATGATaaaaagtgttgttttttttttttgttaacgaAAGTCTCATCATCTATTCTATCAAGATggtgtttaaaaaaatctcagtCACAAGATTA
The sequence above is a segment of the Pocillopora verrucosa isolate sample1 chromosome 5, ASM3666991v2, whole genome shotgun sequence genome. Coding sequences within it:
- the LOC131770509 gene encoding uncharacterized protein gives rise to the protein MAAVGIETAPGLQQLFKDISPKFKPVESESIVKTLKKNYGGKFDLLDSHDLMKCFQLLEKHGYVSDNKLNLIEDFVATKSDEEKLIKKDIDRFKDSLLGKGDPEKELQGRSEEIKKINKKLESKDTVVLNLFGSSGVGKTKLATEVCSQWRGTHRVFDLREAKNMTAIYYKMLHSLELVVPVGHVDQNYVVTKVLEKVEEFKDKEHAVLFMLDNVDHFTAGKGKEGKNLKTAFMEFLAKLSEKRSKEERSLKLLLTSKTELRGSKRMDDFEVRSLERTYSEKLIFPKGITDVKPQQKDNLMSITKGFPLFLKGLGAILRQERKSPEELIAEVVHALKKLKLEQDAEGMLAGFEEEGVDVNQMFAVSLMFETLSTERLKLSAVVVSLFHGPFSVETAAKVLDIDPSEAIVQLEGLVASEIISVVNEEAKERKYDIHPLLRKYADSIKNNEDFLAPYLEAKARFYEFFMSRMKKIAELIEPNYVNAFNLFETDRGNYEFTVEISLQPEYFIVPSEFHENALIASLFIAMLTDNQLMKVFHSWAEMCEDDGKTGSLCRAQLKSWEARQVSDIDGTEKGFETLREALNSLEKVEDQTGKSFMLTKGLYLHTEGEILWRNRDYKKALASLELSLTFSEPLLEEHTDLARCYNAIGNSFFALGQPRKALEFYEKAYEMQEKLASENHFDMPMYKNQIGTAYEGLEDYERAVQCYRGALSLLEDLKLSGYWDEAHFLRNLANALMFQEKYEEAIKPSERAYNIRMKLLGNHPQTVRSIFQRGVLQANLEQPKEALKLFLEAWEMEKSLGVGNHSEVWRKIITGVEDMCDWTEDGEQKSSFRKEAFKFCKLFWEEQKASQQFTFNMFNKGIVDALNDLADDKKDKAVVQKEQFWFYEARCNANEKEFQEKFYSETDNNALCVMLSERENLLDETVELYSQLDEHEKERKHKMEKVALYKMCLVRVGFLGIKEDGLDKASLKIKVEELYKETGQGGMIQNFRETLLDSWQKQWEEGKSNEETEKVGLERERTIEGILSLCRELKKVNMYRRYGQEALSFYEEIWEIKHAEMKDREMKKFLRKLIELASSIEDYTSEKFYKNALQALRETGKYPGAKLRPRAAQTSPTPMEEEKVSEEEELEIKIGSEEESEVGAEEQVDTDEDVQTEDRTIIFEDTVTVHGGHWDARKAATHLVFPPGFVAEDTALTLFRWKPSQRSPPLQPNEAVVSNVLELSAEGAEGLQFKRKVTVGISHSGPDLRGYEVVIKNLTDAERNEWKEAEETVDFRSVSDLQMAYRDDFPDYCLPVAETKITQCSTFAVVCRLKAHKFTITSQPSTLSLPGFPLVKVHFPSNAVSAAEELHVTVTIQEIRSRELRNKEMLAGPILSILCSREVEFQEPVTVQLPLSLRDTEQAAESLGIPDPSFVRARVLLQPSDGTEREWTEITDVLDSPPWLEGTVIKFNVKHFSRLWGWIDWCVKPVVSPIIEYARSFNTEDVPQVAVFTACLPANTSLGSTKQLRVICSSSNATRKHIRHEEEFLLEEENAWDNMVPRQRAYVFFSGSVVQPAEVADLEDFYVRFEKDDSIIRKLRVHVVDKGWLKIEFFNSREQKTENKLCKLEMDLPPRKRDIEKTPVEFFGVPLDDSSILHDAPFPEILAECRGVLEEMNKGSIWRSHVDRNVDGQNRCSFYKALASLPPDDQQKCFEKIVECLQESEGTKHIADYLLKAEALIKKPPTEDVLDVIAEKLRTGSLWKKLASKLKIKQCVIANIQEDEEDGQERCRAALENWRQDKGSSATSRELMLCLTNMGYGNVNWHIMIELDLVTRDNIPPEERE